A single Cystobacter ferrugineus DNA region contains:
- a CDS encoding serine/threonine protein kinase, giving the protein MFGFIPPRHRRVPPGTGRLLFREEGVEYEQIKCVGAGPYGELIFLAWRHAAHHGSTPVVVKSLGGLQPWKSRRRLEAEARFLPGLVHPGIARVLGCHSRGAQHFTVSEFIEGHSLTKLLGYAALRGRPLSEEFALYVCAQVAGALHAAHSMRGGDFPPWGLVHRNVCPDNIRLDRDGQPKLTHFDLAGCPLPGRETLTGLSDPLGDPDYAAPERLCTRLARARPEARMDLFSLGLVLLELLTHQHLYYLETVDQRVARILLLLRLAVHPMSRAEARSVDQRALRAELFRPSDVEYAARDVSEPVKAVVHKLLRQAPGERYVTAAEVQAELLRCLKGRSRWYGAWRAAREVRQLEREVARLPHEAQTVGSYSARGGDSARSTTTR; this is encoded by the coding sequence ATGTTCGGTTTCATCCCGCCCCGGCACCGGCGCGTCCCGCCCGGCACGGGGCGGCTGCTCTTCCGCGAGGAAGGCGTCGAGTACGAGCAGATCAAGTGCGTGGGCGCGGGCCCCTACGGAGAGCTCATCTTCCTGGCCTGGCGGCACGCCGCGCACCACGGCTCCACCCCGGTGGTGGTGAAGAGCCTGGGCGGCCTGCAGCCCTGGAAGTCGCGCCGGCGCCTGGAGGCGGAAGCGCGATTCCTGCCGGGGCTCGTGCATCCGGGGATCGCCCGCGTCCTCGGCTGCCACTCGCGTGGGGCCCAGCACTTCACGGTGTCGGAGTTCATCGAGGGCCACTCCCTGACCAAGCTGCTCGGCTACGCGGCGCTGCGGGGCAGGCCCCTGAGCGAGGAGTTCGCCCTGTATGTCTGCGCCCAGGTGGCCGGGGCCCTCCACGCCGCGCATTCCATGCGGGGAGGGGACTTCCCACCCTGGGGCCTGGTTCATCGGAACGTGTGCCCGGACAACATCCGGCTGGATCGCGACGGCCAGCCCAAGCTCACCCATTTCGATCTCGCCGGGTGCCCCCTGCCGGGGCGCGAGACGCTCACGGGGCTGTCGGATCCGCTCGGAGACCCCGACTACGCCGCGCCCGAGCGGCTGTGCACGCGGCTGGCGCGCGCGAGGCCGGAGGCGCGGATGGACCTGTTCTCCCTGGGGCTCGTGCTGCTGGAGCTGCTCACCCACCAGCACCTCTACTACCTGGAGACCGTGGACCAGCGCGTGGCGCGGATCCTCCTGCTGCTCCGGCTCGCCGTCCACCCCATGTCGCGAGCCGAGGCCCGGTCGGTGGATCAGCGGGCGCTCCGGGCCGAGCTCTTCCGTCCCAGTGACGTGGAGTACGCCGCGCGGGACGTCTCGGAGCCGGTGAAGGCGGTTGTCCACAAGTTGCTGCGCCAGGCGCCCGGGGAGCGCTACGTGACGGCCGCTGAAGTGCAGGCGGAGCTGCTGCGCTGCCTGAAGGGCCGGAGCCGCTGGTACGGCGCCTGGCGGGCCGCGCGGGAGGTCCGGCAACTGGAGCGAGAGGTGGCCCGCTTGCCGCACGAGGCCCAGACCGTGGGCTCCTACAGTGCTCGCGGTGGAGACTCCGCGCGCTCCACGACGACCCGATGA